Proteins encoded by one window of Lathyrus oleraceus cultivar Zhongwan6 chromosome 1, CAAS_Psat_ZW6_1.0, whole genome shotgun sequence:
- the LOC127074859 gene encoding twinkle homolog protein, chloroplastic/mitochondrial: MRFRYPHAVTPLLTFPSKLSTMNTQTLSNSTPFSNLNKPLFRRFQPKRGFFTVYCSKSTSKYPPTPLKINGYHATSIVKATKPVYLDENVLDANIDALKRKLEVIGMDAEICVPGQQFNHLLCPECQGGDTGERTFAVIIAPDGGSAAWKCFRAKCGWKGSTQAFAGRNPYSTTMTQFIPAKKKREIKEDDLQLEPLCAELVGYFSERLISNKTLKRNGVKQKKYKDDQIAIAFPYRRNGALISCKYRDINKKFWQESDTEKIFYGLDDIVGESDVIIVEGEMDKLAMEEAGFRNCVSVPDGAPPSVSSKELPPADKDTKYQYLWNCKDELKQASRIIIATDGDPPGQALAEELARRIGKEKCWRVRWPKKGKLDDCKDANEVLMYLGPNALKEAIENAELYPIRGLFNFRDYFDELDAYYHRTLGYDIGLSTGWNNLNGLYNVVPGELTIVTGIPNSGKSEWIDALLCNLNKIAGWKFALCSMENKVREHARKLLEKHVRKPFFNDRYAEDVERMSLEEYEQGKIWLNDTFHLIRCEDDALPNIKWVLDLAKAAVLRHGVRGLVIDPYNELDHQRSPHQTETEYVSQMLTLIKRFAQHHGCHVWFVAHPRQLYNWTGSPPNLYDISGSAHFINKCDNGIVIHRNRDPEVGPVDQVKVCVRKVRNKVAGTIGEAVLLYNRVTGEYLEDDTEYVKDDTKR, encoded by the exons ATGCGTTTTCGCTATCCTCACGCTGTAACTCCATTACTAACCTTCCCTTCAAAGCTCTCCACTATGAACACTCAAACCCTCTCCAATTCCACTCCATTTTCAAACCTCAATAAACCCCTCTTTCGCCGTTTTCAACCTAAAAGAGGTTTTTTCACCGTTTATTGTTCAAAGAGCACTTCCAAATACCCTCCGACGCCGCTTAAAATCAATGGCTACCATGCTACTTCTATCGTTAAGGCTACTAAACCAG TTTATTTGGATGAGAATGTATTGGATGCGAATATTGATGCTTTGAAGAGGAAGTTGGAAGTTATTGGAATGGATGCTGAAATTTGTGTTCCTGGCCAACAATTTAATCACTTGCTTTGTCCTGAG TGCCAAGGCGGTGACACGGGAGAAAGAACCTTTGCCGTTATCATTGCACCAGACGG GGGGTCCGCTGCATGGAAGTGTTTTCGTGCAAAGTGTGGTTGGAAAGGCAGCACCCAG GCCTTTGCTGGTAGAAATCCATATTCTACAACAATGACTCAATTTATCCCAGCTaagaaaaaaagagaaattaAGGAGGACGACTTGCAACTTGAACCACTTTGTGCCGAG CTGGTTGGATATTTTTCAGAGCGCTTGATTTCAAATAAGACTCTGAAGAGAAATGGTGTCAAGCAGAAAAAATATAAGGATGATCAG ATTGCCATTGCATTCCCCTATCGCCGTAATGGAGCGCTTATTAGTTGCAAATACCGAGACATCAACAAGAAATTTTGGCAG GAATCAGACACTGAAAAGATCTTTTATGGACTGGATGACATAGTTGGAGAAAGTGATGTTATCATT GTTGAAGGTGAAATGGACAAGCTGGCAATGGAAGAAGCTGGCTTCCGAAATTGTGTTAGTGTTCCTGACGGCGCACCTCCATCAGTCTCTTCAAAAGAATTGCCACCTGCGGATAAG GACACGAAGTATCAGTATCTGTGGAACTGCAAAGATGAACTAAAGCAG GCATCTCGCATTATCATTGCCACTGATGGGGATCCACCTGGTCAAGCCTTGGCCGAGGAGCTTGCACGCCGCATCGGGAAAGAAAA ATGCTGGCGTGTACGGTGGCCTAAAAAAGGGAAGCTTGATGATTGCAAAGATGCAAATGAG GTTCTCATGTATTTGGGCCCCAATGCATTGAAGGAAGCGATTGAGAATGCAGAATTATACCCTATACGTGGATTGTTTAACTTTAGAGATTACTTTGATGAGCTTGATGCATACTATCATCGAACTTTGGGATATGACATCGGTCTCTCAACTGGCTGGAATAATCTGAATGGTTTATACAAT GTTGTACCAGGAGAACTGACCATTGTAACTGGAATTCCCAATTCAGGGAAGAGTGAGTGGATTGATGCTCTTCTTTGCAATCTTAATAAAATTGCTGGCTGGAAATTTGCACTCTGTTCCATGGAGAACAAG GTTAGAGAACATGCTCGAAAGCTTTTGGAGAAACATGTGAGGAAGCCTTTCTTTAATGATCG CTACGCTGAAGATGTTGAACGGATGAGTTTGGAGGAATATGAACAAGGCAAGATCTGGTTAAATGATACTTTTCATCTTATAAG GTGTGAAGATGATGCTCTTCCAAATATAAAATGGGTTCTTGACCTTGCAAAAGCAGCGGTATTAAGACATGGGGTGCGTGGACTTGTAATTGATCCTTATAACGAGCTTGATCATCAACGATCTCCACACCA GACGGAAACTGAATATGTGAGCCAGATGCTTACCTTAATCAAACGTTTTGCCCAACATCATGGATGTCATGTTTGGTTTGTAGCACATCCCAGACAG CTGTACAATTGGACTGGGAGTCCTCCTAATCTTTATGATATAAGTGGAAGTGCACACTTTATAAATAAGTGCGACAATGGAATTGTCATCCATCGTAACCGGGATCCTGAGGTTGGGCCTGTTGATCAAGTGAAG GTTTGTGTTCGAAAGGTACGGAATAAGGTTGCAGGGACAATAGGTGAAGCGGTTTTGTTGTATAACAG GGTAACTGGCGAGTACTTGGAAGATGATACTGAGTACGTGAAAGATGATACTAAGAGATAG